AGATCCGGCGAAAAAGTGTCAGCGCCCATACGCCCCGAGCCGCTCGGGCCAGGAAGGTTCCCCAGCGGCTGACGGGAAACATAAAGAAGCGGTGACGAGGCCCGCATGAAGAAGGATGCTGCTCCGCCGTGGCTCGTGCGAGCAGGCCGGGCCGCCAACGAGGGCCATCGGTGAGACGGACAGTGCTGGGACATCTGGTGGGAGTAGGGCTGGCGCTCGCGGCCGGGACGGCCACGGCGCAGGGCGTTCCAGGAGCCGCGCAGGGCGCGCCCGCGCCAGCAGGGCAGGGTACCTCGGTTCCGACGCCGGCGGGGCAGGGCGCCTCGGTGCCGGTGCCAGGGACGCAGGGAGGCCAGAGCGCCACGCCCCAGGCCCAGGAGGCCGCCACCCAGGACGCGACCCGCTCCACCCAGCAGCAGGCGCAGGTATCGGAGGGGGCTCCGGCGCAGGCGGCGGAGCCGCTCACGCTCGCGCGGCTGGTGGAGCGCGCTCGCCGCTCGGACGCGCGCGTGGAGGAGGCGGAGGCGGAGCTGCGCAGGCTCCAGGCGCTCCAGCGCCAGGCCCACTGGGCGTGGTTCCCCAAGTTCGAGACCGTGGTGGGCTTCGGCGGCCCCACTCCCGAGGCGTACAACGACGGTTTGGGAGGGCCTCCCACGACGGAGGCCTCGCGCGAGGGAGACCTGAACTTCGGCACGCTGGGCGTCACGTTCCGCGCCGAGGTCAACGCCCTGCTGCCCATCTACACCTTCGGCAAGCTCACGGCGCTGGAGAAGGCGGGGGACCAGGGCCCCATCATTGGCGCGGCCCTGCGAGAGCGGGCGCGAGACGAGGCCGGCTTCCAGGCCGCGCAGGCCTTCTATGGGTATCAGCTCGCGCGCTCAGGCCTCGCGCAGATCGAGGACGTGGGCAAGCGGTTGGAGGACGCCGGCAAGCGCATCAACGAGATGCTCGAGGAGGAGTCCCAGCAGGTCTCGAAGATCGACACGTACAAGGTGAACTTCTTCCGGCAGGTGGTGGCCGCTCGCCTCGCCGAGGCGCGGCAGGGGCAGGCCGTCGCGCTGGCGGCCATCCGCATGCTTGCGGGCGCGAAGCCCGACGAGCGGCTGGAGATCGCCGACGTGGAGCTCCCGCTGGAGGAGGAGTTCACTCCTCCCACGCTGGAGAAGGCGCTCACGCTGGCCGATCAGCACCGGCCCGAGCTGACGGCCCTCCAGGCCGGCATCGCGGCGCGCGAGCAGGAGGTCCTCATCCGAGAGCGCTCCTACTACCCGGACCTGGGCATCATCGGCTTCGCGCGGTACGCGTACACCACCAACGCCACGCCCCAGCGCTCTCCCTTCGCCGACGATCCCTACAACGATCGCAGCGTGGGCATCGGCATCGCCGCGCGCGGCACCTTCGACATCCCCATCAAGAACGCACAGCTCGATCAGGCGCGAGCGGAGCTGGACAAGCTCAAGGCCCAGCAGCGGCTGCTCCAGGCCGCCATCCACCTGGAGGTGGCGAAGGTGCATGGCGAGCTGGTGAGCGCGCTCGAGCGCGCCCGGGCCTACTCGGAGGGAGAGAAGAACACCCGGCGCTGGGCCACCGCCGCCTATGCCGCCTTCGATCTGGGTACAGGCGACACCCGCGAGCTGATGGATGCCTTCACCGCGCTCGCTCAGGCCTCGGCCGAAAGGGCCAAGGGCTGGTTTGACGTGCGTGTGGGAATAGAAGCGCTGAACCGCGTCACCGGCACACCCCCCTCGGGGCCGTGAATAACGGACCGGTCCCTCCTGTCGTCTCTTCCGACATCCACACCTGGAGACTCGAAAACGATGCTTGCACCTCTGATTGCCGCAACGCTGCTCGCCGCAACGCCCGCGACGCCTCTCGACGTCGTCAAGGGGGGGTACTCGGATGTTCAGAAGGCCGCCAACGCGCCCGGAGCCACCGTCGATCAGCTCGCCAGCGTGGTGGAGAAGTTCGTCGATTTCGAGGAACTGGCGAAGCGGGCCCTCGGGAAGACCTGGGACACGCTCACTCCCGCCCAGCGCAAGGACTTCGCGGAGACCATGAAGGGCCTGCTGCGCGCCTCCTATGCCCAGAAGGCCCTCGGTCAGGCCAACGCGGACGTGAAGTATGGCAAGGAGGCCATCAAGGGTGACGAGGCCACCGTCAACACCACCGTCACCGTGAAGAAGGACCAGGTCCCCGTCGACTACCGGCTCTACAAGACGGCGGGGAAGGCGAGCACCTGGCGCATCTACGACGTCATCACCGACGAGGTCTCCCTCGTGGAGACGTATGCCGGCCAGTTCCGCAAGCTGCTGGCCGACAAGGGGTTCGACGGCCTGCTCTCCACCTTGAAGAACAAGCGGGCGCAGCTGGAGAAGAACTCCCAGGCCTCCGCCAACGGGGCCGGCTCCCAGGCTCCGGCCACCAAGCAGTAGCGGGAGGCGTCAGCGCCCTCGGGCCTGAGAGTCCTGGCCCAGGGCGCTGGCCAGCCCCTGCGCGAGCGGAATGGCGGCGGTGAAGCCCAGCTCCTTCTCCGCCCGCTCCGGCGAGCAGGTCCACGCCGGGAAGCTCATCTCCCGGACCTTGTCCCGGTTGAGGATGGGAATGGTGCCCCGCACGCGCGCGGCCAGCTCCGAGCCCAGGCCCACCACGTAGCTGACCGTCTCGGGCACCGGCACCACCGCCGGCTTCGCGCGGCCCATGGCCTGCGCGAGCGCCTGGCAGAAGTCCTCCCAGCGGTGCTCCGTGCCGTCCGACACCATGTACACGCCCGCGGTGGGATCGTTCGGGCTCAGCGTCTGCCCGCGCTCGGTGGCCGCGAGCAGCGCCGTGCAGAGATCATCCACGTGGATGAGCGAGTAGTGCTTGGGGCCGAAGCCGCTCTTGAGCATCACCCCGAAGCGGGCCATGGGGAGCATGGACGGCAGGAACTCCTGGTCCCCCGGCCCGTACACGATGGGCGGGCGGACGATGACGGACGGAACCCGGTCGGCGAACTCGCGCACGGCCTGCTCACCGCCCAGCTTGCTGCGGCCATACAGCGACACCGGAGCCGGGGGCTCCTCCTCGCGCCGGGGGCGCCCCGGAATCGACGGCCCGGCGGCCGCCAGCGACGAGCAGTAGACGAGCCGGGGAGGAGAGGGCAGCTCCGCCATGGCCTTCACCAGCCGGCGCGTGCCCTCCGCGTTGCCCTGGAAGTAGCCCTCGGGCCCACGGGCCTTGGTGACGCCGGCCAGGTGCAGCACGCAGTCCACGCCCTTCACGGCCTCGGTGAGCCCCTCACCCGTGAGCAGATCGCCCACCGCGAAGCGGGCCCCGAGCGAGTCCAGCACTCCTCGCTTGGAGGTCCGGCGCACGAGCGCGGTGAGGGTGTCGCCCCGCTCGACGATGCGACGCGCGAGCCGCTGGCCGATGAACCCGGTGCTGCCGGTGAGGAGGATGTGCACGATGAAACTCCGTGTCCGTGTCGGAAGTCAGGCGGCGCGCAGGGTAGCGCTCAGAGCGAGCGCTCGTAGATGCGGTGCGTCTTCGAGCGCTGGCCACCCATGGACTCGATGGCCCGGTTCACCAGGTGGTTGTCCTCGAGCGTCCAGGAGATCTCTCCGCCCTCGTAGCCGAGCTCACGCGCGGTGCGCAGCGTGTCCAGGTACAGGATGGCGTCCAGCCCCCGGCGGCGGTAGCCCTCCTTGATGCCGAGGGTGATGAGGCGCAGCCGGCGGATCTTCTTCGAGGCCAGCAGCATCTTCGTCAGGCCGATGGGCAGCCCGAAGGTCGTCAGCCGCCCGCCCGCCGCCTTGATCGCATGGTTGGCGTCCGGGATCGTCATGGAGAAGGCCACCGGCTCGCCCTTCACCTCGGCGATCAGCAGCAGCCTCGGCTCGACGATCTGCTTCAGATCCCTGGCCAGGTGATCGAACTCGCGCTCCGTCATCGGTACGAAGCCCCAGTTCTTCTCCCAGGCCGCGTTGTAGATGCCCTTGATGAGGGACACCTCGGCCTCGAACCTCTTCAGATCCACCGAGCGCACGGTGACGCCCTCGCGCTGGCGGATCTTCTCGGCGATGCGCGCCACCTTCTCCGGCGCCGACACCGAGGCGGACAGCTCGAAGGACCACAGATCCTTGGCCTTGGTGAAGCCGTTGGCCTCGATCAGCGCGGCGTAGTAGGGCGGGTTGTACGTCGTCATGATCGCCGGCGGCTTGCCGAACCCGTCCACGAGCAGCCCGCACTCGTGGTTGGTCGAGAAGTTCATCGGCCCCAGGACCTTGACGAACCCCTTGGAGCGCAGCCACTCCGACGCGGCGTCGAACAGGGCCCGCGCCACTCCCGCGTCGTTGATGCACTCGAAGAGGCCGAAGAAGCCCTCGTTGGTGCCGTGGAAGTCGTTGTAGTGCGGGTCCTTCACCGCCGCGATGCGGCCCACCACCTGGCTTCCACGCCGCGCCAGGAACAGCTCCACCTCTCCGAACTCGAAGAAGGGGTTCTTCTTCGGATCGAGGAAGTCCTTGCGCTCCATCTCCAGGGGCGGCACCCAGTTCGGGTCGCCCTGGTAGATGGAGTACGCCATGCGGATGAAGGCGAGTTTGTCCGCGCCGCTCCGCACCGGAGACACCGTCACGTCGGGAGGCACGGAGGGCAGGGGAGCGGCGGGCGATGGCTCGGCGGGCAGGGCCATGGGCGCCTAGTTCCTTTCCGCCTGGCTGCCGCCGTGCTGCTCCTGGCCGTTGCGCATGAAGAAGTGCGCCCCCTTCTCCAGCAGCAGCCCCGTCAGCTCCCCGCGCTTCTGCCACAGGCGCTTGGAGGCGCCCGGCAGCTTGCGCAGATCCGCCGGCTGCAGGTTGGCCGCGCGCCACGTCAGCTGCTCCACCGCGTCGAAGATCTTCCCGGCCACCTCGCGCGAGGACATGCGCGAGAGCTGATCCAGCGTGATGCCCCCGTTCTGCAGGCCCTGGCCCTCGGAGGCCGCCGCCCACTTCTCGGAGGCCTTGTTGGCGCGCACGCCCGTGCCCGGCCGGGCGATCTTCACCGGCTCGTACACCGTGGGCCGCGTCTCGGGGATGACCTCCATGCGCCGGCCGATCTTCTCGAAGGTGTCCAGCACCCGGTCCAGCTGCGCGTCGGTGTGCGTGGCCATGAAGCTGGTGCGGATGAGCGCGTGGCCCGCCTCGACGGCCGGAGGAATCACGGGGTTGGCGAACACGCCCGCCTCGTGCAGCGCCTTCCAGAAGCGGAAGCACTTCACCTGGTCGCCGATGTGCACCGGCACCACCGGCGTCACCGACACGCCCGTGTCGAAGCCCATCGCCCGGAAGCCGTTGTGCATCTTCTCGGCGATGTCCAGCAGACGCGCGCGCCGCTGCGGCTCCGACTCGATGATCTCCAGCGCCTTGAGCGCCGCGGCGATGGACGCCGGCGTCATGGAGGCCGAGAAGATGACCGAGCGCGCCTTGTGGCGGATGTAGTTGATGACCTCGAAGGGGCCGGCCAGCACGCCGCCCAGCGACGCGAAGCTCTTGGAGAAGGTGCCCATCGTCAGGTCCGTCTCCGCCTCCAGCCCGAAGTACTCGGGCACGCCGCGGCCCTTCTCGCCCAGCACGCCCATGGAGTGGGCGTCATCCGTCATCACCCGCGCGTTGTACTTCTTGGCCAGCTCCACGATGCGCGGGAGGTTGCAGATGTCTCCCTCCATGGAGAACACGCCGTCGGTGACGATGATCTTTCCCGCGTCGGGCTCGGCCGCCGCCAGCAGCTGCTCCAGGTGCTCCATGTCGTTGTGGCGGAACTTGCGCTCCGTGGAGAAGCCCAGGCGGATGCCGTCCACCAGCGAGGCGTGGTTCTGCCGGTCGCTGAAGACGATGTCGTGCCGGCCCAGGATGGACGACAGGGCCAGGTTCGTCTGGAAGCCGGTGGAGATGACGAGCGCGGCCTCGCGGTTGAGGAACCTGGCCAGCTTCGCCTCCAGCTCCTCGTGCAGCGCCAGCGTGCCGTTGAGCAGGCGCGAGCCGGAGCACGTGGTGCCGAACTTCTCCACCGCCTTGGTGGCCGCTTCCTTCACTCGCGGGTCTGCAGACAGTCCCAGGTAGTTGTTCGAGCCCACCATGATGACCCTGCGTCCCTCGATCTCCACCTCCGTGGCCCCGTGCGAGGCCTCGATGGAACGGAAGTAGGGATACAGGCCAGTGGCCTTCGCGATGCGGTAGTCCTTCCAGTTACGGCACTTGTCGAAGACGTCGCTCATGGTGGTCCTTCTGTCTGCGTCGGGGGGGATCCTGGAGCGGACTCGGGGCGCACGTGTGATTCCAGGTGCCTACCGGCCTGACACACCTGGTGCTGCGTGCGACCTCCTCGGGGCGACGCGGTGGCCGTGAATAAAGAGGCTTTCCGGGACTGTCAAGGCGCCAACCTTCAATGGTATGGCAGCCGTGTCAGGGTCTGACACCGGGTCAAGAAGCTCCCATCCCCCCTTCAGCCCCTGTGAGGCGCTCGATCTTCCGAGCGGGAACAGGGTGTAAGTGCCGCGGCGCGGCTGGGGAGTGGTGCTCCCGTGCCATGGAAGGCTCCGGTCGCTGGATTTGTTGACGAGGCCCTGACAGAAACGTGGCCGGAAGTTTGCTTTCGCCGGCCGGGCGAGGTGGAGACAGGTGAAGAGTCTGCGTCAACGGTGGTTCGAGCGGTTCATCCAGGGCGCCTTGACGAAGCCCGGATGGTTGTTGGCGCTCTTCGTTCTGCTGGGGCTGGGAGGAGCGCTGCTGGCCTCGCGCCTGGAGTTCCGGGGCTCCTTCGTGGAGCTGCTGCCCGCCGGGGCGCGCGAGGTGCAGGACCTGACGCGGGTGTCGCAGAAGGCGGGCGGAGACGGCTACCTGGTGCTGCGCGCGCGGGGGGCCTTGCCCGAGACGCTGCGGACGTACGCGCAGGAACTGCAGGGCCAGCTCGAGAAGCTGCCGCAGGTGCGCTACGTGGAACACCACTTCGACGTGGGCTTCTTCCTGAAGAACGGCCTGCTGTTGCAGCCCGCCGAGCAGCTGGACGCGCTGCGCACCGATCTGGAGGCGCGCATCCGCTACGAGCAGCGCCAGCTCAACCCCTTCTACGTGGAGCTGGTGAAGACGCCGGAGCCGCTCACCTTCGAGGAGATCTCGCGCAAGTACCTGCCCGAGTCCCCGGTGCGCGAGGATCTGACGTCGGTGGACGGCACCGAGGTGTACCTGTTCATCAAGCCGGCCGGGACGGCGGCGGACCTGGGCTTCGCGCGGCAGTTCGTGGACGAGGCCAAGGCCGTGGCGGCGCGGGTGGCGCAGCGCTACCCGGGCGTGGTGGTGGACTCGACGGGCAACTTCCAGAGCCGCATCGAGGAGGACTCGGTGATGCGGCGGGATCTGGCCAACGCGGGCCTGCTGTCCGCGCTGCTGGCGGTGGGGCTCATCCTGCTGGCCACGCGGCGCATCTCGGCGCTGGCGGTGGTGGGCATGCCGGTGATGGTGGGCGTGCTGCTCACGTTCGCCTTCGCGCAGCTGGTCATCGGCCACCTGAACGTGGTGACGGGCTTCCTGGTGGCCATCCTCATCGGCCTGGGCATCGAGTACGGGGTGCACCTGGCCATGCGCTACTGGGAGGAGCGGCGGCGGCACGACGTGCGCGAGGCCCTCTCCGAGGCGGTGCGAGGCACCTTCTCCGGCGCGCTCACCTCGGCCGTCACCAACGCGTCCGCCTTCCTGGTGCTGCTGTTGGCGCAGTTCCAGGCGTTCCAGCAGTTCGGGCTGCTGGCCGGCATGGGCGTGATGCTGGCGGTGCTCGCCGCGTACGGCCTGGGGCCGGCGCTGCTGTCCATCGCCGAGCGCATCCGCCCGTTCCGCGCCCCGTCCTCCGCGGGCGCCTCTCCCGCGAGCGCGCCTCACTCGAATACCCAGGAGCGCATGGGTCCGCGCTGGCCCACGTCCGTGGTGGCGGGCCTGGCGCTGGCGGTGCTGGCCTTCGCGGGGTTCTCGGTCTTCATGGCGCCCCGGCTCGGCTTCGAGACGGACATGCGCAAGCTGAAGGGGGACTCGCCCTCCTCGCGGTTGGATGATCACATCACCGCGCAGCTCGGCACGCCGCTCAACCCGGCCATCCTCCTGGTGGACGATCTGGAGCAGGCCCGGACGGTGCGGCAGATCATCTCCGACGTGCAGGCGCGGCACGGCGCGGACTCCGTCTTCCTGCGCTCCGCCTCGCTGGTGGATCTGATCCCCACGGACGTGGAGCGCCGTCAGCAGGCGCTCTCCCGGCTCCAGACGCTGATGGCCGGGCTGCCGGAAGAGCTCCTCGCGGAGCCGCGCGTGAAGAGCTTCCAGGACATGATGGGCGCCCAGCCGTATGGGCTCGAGCAGCTCCCGATCGAGGCGCGCCGGCGCTTCGAGGCGCTGGATGGCAAGGGGATGTTCCTGCTGCTGTTCCCCTCCGTGTCCAACTACGACACGCGCGA
The sequence above is drawn from the Hyalangium gracile genome and encodes:
- a CDS encoding TolC family protein, which translates into the protein MRRTVLGHLVGVGLALAAGTATAQGVPGAAQGAPAPAGQGTSVPTPAGQGASVPVPGTQGGQSATPQAQEAATQDATRSTQQQAQVSEGAPAQAAEPLTLARLVERARRSDARVEEAEAELRRLQALQRQAHWAWFPKFETVVGFGGPTPEAYNDGLGGPPTTEASREGDLNFGTLGVTFRAEVNALLPIYTFGKLTALEKAGDQGPIIGAALRERARDEAGFQAAQAFYGYQLARSGLAQIEDVGKRLEDAGKRINEMLEEESQQVSKIDTYKVNFFRQVVAARLAEARQGQAVALAAIRMLAGAKPDERLEIADVELPLEEEFTPPTLEKALTLADQHRPELTALQAGIAAREQEVLIRERSYYPDLGIIGFARYAYTTNATPQRSPFADDPYNDRSVGIGIAARGTFDIPIKNAQLDQARAELDKLKAQQRLLQAAIHLEVAKVHGELVSALERARAYSEGEKNTRRWATAAYAAFDLGTGDTRELMDAFTALAQASAERAKGWFDVRVGIEALNRVTGTPPSGP
- a CDS encoding MlaC/ttg2D family ABC transporter substrate-binding protein, translated to MLAPLIAATLLAATPATPLDVVKGGYSDVQKAANAPGATVDQLASVVEKFVDFEELAKRALGKTWDTLTPAQRKDFAETMKGLLRASYAQKALGQANADVKYGKEAIKGDEATVNTTVTVKKDQVPVDYRLYKTAGKASTWRIYDVITDEVSLVETYAGQFRKLLADKGFDGLLSTLKNKRAQLEKNSQASANGAGSQAPATKQ
- a CDS encoding NAD-dependent epimerase/dehydratase family protein produces the protein MHILLTGSTGFIGQRLARRIVERGDTLTALVRRTSKRGVLDSLGARFAVGDLLTGEGLTEAVKGVDCVLHLAGVTKARGPEGYFQGNAEGTRRLVKAMAELPSPPRLVYCSSLAAAGPSIPGRPRREEEPPAPVSLYGRSKLGGEQAVREFADRVPSVIVRPPIVYGPGDQEFLPSMLPMARFGVMLKSGFGPKHYSLIHVDDLCTALLAATERGQTLSPNDPTAGVYMVSDGTEHRWEDFCQALAQAMGRAKPAVVPVPETVSYVVGLGSELAARVRGTIPILNRDKVREMSFPAWTCSPERAEKELGFTAAIPLAQGLASALGQDSQARGR
- a CDS encoding N-acetyltransferase encodes the protein MALPAEPSPAAPLPSVPPDVTVSPVRSGADKLAFIRMAYSIYQGDPNWVPPLEMERKDFLDPKKNPFFEFGEVELFLARRGSQVVGRIAAVKDPHYNDFHGTNEGFFGLFECINDAGVARALFDAASEWLRSKGFVKVLGPMNFSTNHECGLLVDGFGKPPAIMTTYNPPYYAALIEANGFTKAKDLWSFELSASVSAPEKVARIAEKIRQREGVTVRSVDLKRFEAEVSLIKGIYNAAWEKNWGFVPMTEREFDHLARDLKQIVEPRLLLIAEVKGEPVAFSMTIPDANHAIKAAGGRLTTFGLPIGLTKMLLASKKIRRLRLITLGIKEGYRRRGLDAILYLDTLRTARELGYEGGEISWTLEDNHLVNRAIESMGGQRSKTHRIYERSL
- a CDS encoding aminotransferase class I/II-fold pyridoxal phosphate-dependent enzyme yields the protein MSDVFDKCRNWKDYRIAKATGLYPYFRSIEASHGATEVEIEGRRVIMVGSNNYLGLSADPRVKEAATKAVEKFGTTCSGSRLLNGTLALHEELEAKLARFLNREAALVISTGFQTNLALSSILGRHDIVFSDRQNHASLVDGIRLGFSTERKFRHNDMEHLEQLLAAAEPDAGKIIVTDGVFSMEGDICNLPRIVELAKKYNARVMTDDAHSMGVLGEKGRGVPEYFGLEAETDLTMGTFSKSFASLGGVLAGPFEVINYIRHKARSVIFSASMTPASIAAALKALEIIESEPQRRARLLDIAEKMHNGFRAMGFDTGVSVTPVVPVHIGDQVKCFRFWKALHEAGVFANPVIPPAVEAGHALIRTSFMATHTDAQLDRVLDTFEKIGRRMEVIPETRPTVYEPVKIARPGTGVRANKASEKWAAASEGQGLQNGGITLDQLSRMSSREVAGKIFDAVEQLTWRAANLQPADLRKLPGASKRLWQKRGELTGLLLEKGAHFFMRNGQEQHGGSQAERN
- a CDS encoding efflux RND transporter permease subunit; protein product: MKSLRQRWFERFIQGALTKPGWLLALFVLLGLGGALLASRLEFRGSFVELLPAGAREVQDLTRVSQKAGGDGYLVLRARGALPETLRTYAQELQGQLEKLPQVRYVEHHFDVGFFLKNGLLLQPAEQLDALRTDLEARIRYEQRQLNPFYVELVKTPEPLTFEEISRKYLPESPVREDLTSVDGTEVYLFIKPAGTAADLGFARQFVDEAKAVAARVAQRYPGVVVDSTGNFQSRIEEDSVMRRDLANAGLLSALLAVGLILLATRRISALAVVGMPVMVGVLLTFAFAQLVIGHLNVVTGFLVAILIGLGIEYGVHLAMRYWEERRRHDVREALSEAVRGTFSGALTSAVTNASAFLVLLLAQFQAFQQFGLLAGMGVMLAVLAAYGLGPALLSIAERIRPFRAPSSAGASPASAPHSNTQERMGPRWPTSVVAGLALAVLAFAGFSVFMAPRLGFETDMRKLKGDSPSSRLDDHITAQLGTPLNPAILLVDDLEQARTVRQIISDVQARHGADSVFLRSASLVDLIPTDVERRQQALSRLQTLMAGLPEELLAEPRVKSFQDMMGAQPYGLEQLPIEARRRFEALDGKGMFLLLFPSVSNYDTRDLHRWAAQLDEVVVGAREKGIDLSVLDSNRIASRIFALVRGDGPFILGAAAVVVFLAIFASLRSLKRALLVAGPLFLGMVCLAGGMYLFDVQLNFINAVVLPNLLAIAVDNSVHLYHRYEEEGPGSLGHVVRHTGLAAVVATLSNAAGYGALLVASHQGLRSIGQIALLGVVCTFLGTTVFFPALLALLERWKARRQEGAGEGAVVRSLDIGAEREPASQPVERRSA